In one window of Frigoriglobus tundricola DNA:
- a CDS encoding DUF2294 domain-containing protein gives MRSKGELEAEISQAVIRFEKEYMGRGPLETRSYVVDDMILVRLRNVLTPAEIKLVQAEDPTRGRDLIKAIRRQLFEQGRSLLEAAVRDIAGVGVKSMHTDVSTRTGERVIVFSLDGVPVFRPS, from the coding sequence GTGCGAAGCAAGGGCGAACTCGAGGCCGAGATCAGCCAGGCGGTGATCCGCTTCGAGAAGGAGTACATGGGGCGCGGGCCTCTGGAAACAAGGTCGTATGTGGTCGACGACATGATCCTCGTTCGGTTGCGGAACGTCCTCACCCCGGCCGAGATCAAGCTGGTCCAGGCCGAAGACCCGACCCGCGGTCGGGACCTCATCAAGGCGATCCGCAGGCAGCTCTTCGAGCAGGGGCGGTCCCTGTTGGAAGCGGCCGTCCGTGACATCGCCGGAGTGGGCGTGAAGAGCATGCACACCGATGTCAGCACCCGCACCGGGGAGCGGGTCATCGTGTTCAGCCTGGACGGGGTGCCGGTCTTCCGACCGTCGTGA
- a CDS encoding 3-isopropylmalate dehydratase large subunit, which translates to MSAMTMTEKILARASGKNSVAPGENVWANVDVLMTHDVCGPGTFGVFKKEFGPDAKVWDKEKLVLIPDHYIFTKDAMANRNVDVLRQFAKEQDIKYFYDVGTANYKGVCHIALPEEGHTRPGEVLLGTDSHTCTAGAFGEFATGIGNTDAGFVLGTGKLWLKVPPTMRFVFHGRMPPYLMAKDLILAVIGDIGVDGATYRAMEFDGDGVYALNIEERMTLCNMAIEAGGKNGIIAADQVTFDYVNKRNAGQKPYTPVKTDPGARFVFEKVYDVSKMEPVLAKPHSPDNKANVSEVKGTKLDRAYIGSCTGGKLTDFRAAAEILNGKSVRIDTFIVPATTEVARGLDTETIGGKSLRDIFLAAGAKIGDASCAACLGGPSDTFGRLNTPISCISTTNRNFPGRMGHKEAKVFLASPLTVAASALAGTIADCRDLLV; encoded by the coding sequence ATGTCCGCCATGACGATGACCGAGAAGATCCTGGCCCGCGCGAGCGGCAAAAATAGCGTCGCGCCCGGCGAGAACGTCTGGGCCAACGTGGACGTTCTCATGACGCACGACGTGTGCGGCCCCGGCACCTTCGGCGTGTTCAAGAAGGAGTTCGGCCCGGACGCGAAGGTGTGGGACAAGGAGAAACTGGTCCTCATCCCGGACCACTACATCTTCACCAAGGACGCGATGGCGAACCGCAACGTGGACGTGCTGCGCCAGTTCGCGAAAGAGCAGGACATCAAGTACTTTTACGACGTCGGCACCGCGAACTACAAGGGCGTGTGCCACATCGCCCTGCCCGAAGAGGGCCACACCCGGCCCGGCGAGGTGCTGCTCGGCACCGACAGCCACACCTGCACCGCCGGCGCCTTCGGCGAGTTCGCCACCGGCATCGGCAACACGGACGCCGGGTTCGTCCTCGGCACCGGCAAGCTGTGGCTGAAGGTGCCCCCGACCATGCGGTTCGTGTTCCACGGCCGGATGCCGCCGTACCTCATGGCGAAGGACCTCATCCTCGCGGTGATCGGCGACATCGGCGTGGACGGCGCGACCTACCGGGCAATGGAGTTCGACGGCGACGGCGTGTACGCGCTCAACATCGAGGAGCGGATGACGCTGTGCAACATGGCGATCGAGGCCGGCGGCAAGAACGGCATCATCGCCGCGGACCAGGTCACCTTCGACTACGTCAACAAGCGGAACGCCGGCCAGAAGCCCTACACGCCGGTGAAGACCGACCCCGGCGCCCGGTTCGTGTTCGAGAAGGTGTACGACGTGAGCAAGATGGAGCCGGTGCTCGCGAAGCCGCACTCGCCGGACAACAAGGCGAACGTGTCCGAGGTGAAGGGCACGAAACTCGACCGGGCGTACATCGGGAGCTGCACCGGCGGCAAACTGACCGACTTCCGGGCCGCGGCCGAGATACTCAACGGCAAGAGCGTGAGAATCGACACGTTCATCGTGCCCGCCACGACCGAAGTGGCTCGTGGGTTGGATACCGAAACGATCGGCGGGAAGTCGCTCCGCGACATCTTCCTCGCGGCCGGCGCGAAGATCGGCGACGCGAGCTGCGCCGCGTGCCTGGGCGGCCCGTCGGACACGTTCGGCCGGCTGAACACGCCCATCAGTTGCATCAGCACGACCAACCGCAACTTCCCCGGCCGCATGGGCCACAAGGAGGCGAAGGTGTTCCTCGCCAGCCCGCTGACGGTGGCCGCCAGCGCCCTGGCCGGCACCATCGCGGACTGCCGCGACCTGCTGGTCTGA
- a CDS encoding plasmid pRiA4b ORF-3 family protein, with product MFRLKISLKYLTPMIWRRIETPDCTLWDLHGIIQLCMPWANYHMWDFAVTRAERYGPEDDPEMDYLDAGRVTLSQLAQRGVKKLAYTYDYGDSWDHVVAFEKPVARDPKAKYPRCVAGARACPPEDCGGFPGYENLLAVLADRKHPDHKDMKKWAGGLIDPEAFDTDAVNADLQKLKFK from the coding sequence GTGTTTCGCCTGAAAATCAGCCTCAAGTACCTCACGCCGATGATCTGGCGGCGAATCGAAACGCCGGACTGCACCCTCTGGGACCTGCACGGGATCATTCAGTTGTGCATGCCGTGGGCGAACTACCACATGTGGGACTTCGCGGTCACGCGCGCCGAGCGCTACGGCCCCGAAGACGACCCGGAGATGGATTACCTCGACGCCGGCCGCGTGACCCTGAGCCAGCTCGCACAGCGCGGCGTAAAGAAGCTCGCCTACACGTATGACTACGGCGATAGTTGGGACCACGTCGTCGCGTTCGAGAAGCCCGTGGCGAGGGACCCAAAGGCGAAGTACCCCCGGTGCGTCGCCGGCGCGCGGGCGTGCCCGCCGGAAGACTGCGGCGGGTTCCCGGGGTACGAGAACCTCCTCGCCGTCCTCGCCGACCGGAAGCACCCGGACCACAAAGACATGAAGAAGTGGGCCGGCGGCCTCATCGACCCCGAAGCGTTCGACACCGACGCCGTCAACGCCGACCTGCAGAAACTCAAGTTCAAGTAA
- a CDS encoding Uma2 family endonuclease, with protein sequence MRYCEVRGPAELIDGFLVEKANGYRESLLAASLIAFLMNFTSPRKLGLVGAPDAIMRVRPDQLRLPDVWFVTWERLLAADAHKKKIAPFGPDLAIEILSESNTRAEIDQKRRELFGAGTRLIWVIDPNTRTAEVFDDPVQPNQMTTVGEADALGGGAVLPGFTLPLAELFADLEPPAPAPSGTN encoded by the coding sequence GTGCGCTACTGCGAGGTCCGCGGCCCGGCCGAACTCATCGACGGCTTCCTGGTGGAGAAGGCGAACGGGTACCGGGAATCGCTGCTGGCTGCGTCGCTCATTGCGTTCCTGATGAACTTCACCAGCCCGCGAAAACTCGGCCTGGTCGGCGCACCGGATGCGATCATGCGGGTTCGCCCGGACCAGCTCCGGCTGCCGGACGTGTGGTTCGTCACCTGGGAGCGGTTGCTCGCCGCCGACGCCCACAAGAAGAAAATCGCGCCGTTCGGCCCGGACCTCGCAATCGAGATCCTTTCGGAGAGCAACACGCGGGCGGAGATCGACCAGAAGCGAAGGGAACTGTTCGGCGCGGGCACCCGGCTCATCTGGGTGATCGACCCGAACACGCGCACCGCCGAGGTGTTCGACGACCCGGTGCAACCGAACCAGATGACCACGGTTGGCGAAGCCGACGCGCTCGGCGGCGGCGCGGTACTCCCCGGCTTCACCCTCCCCCTGGCCGAACTGTTCGCCGACCTCGAACCGCCCGCTCCGGCTCCCTCCGGCACCAACTGA